In Miscanthus floridulus cultivar M001 chromosome 5, ASM1932011v1, whole genome shotgun sequence, one genomic interval encodes:
- the LOC136452339 gene encoding protein ALP1-like, whose translation MYMISPSNGRPPSGGGGAGAAAGSAGDDDFAFYCSFLQDTAAASVTSPLAFALDDPNPNAAGMTNGRRRKQRGAADGGGAAGEDDDEEEVKKEGKKRSIAKLLTSLAALEAEEHADRAGAADASRRELALLESNADTRSQAMMNYYAKMESSFDATAESEAAARSKRSRLAASAAAAAVVAGEEAAASSASGSPSRAAGQGQGKGHHQRRLWVKDRSRAWWDRCNSADYPEEEFRRAFRMGRETFDMICDALGSSVAKEDTMLRAAIPVRQRVAVCIWRLATGEPLRLVSKRFGLGISTCHKLVLEVCAAIKSVLMPRFLQWPDESAAARFQETFERSSGVPGVIGAMYTTHIPIIAPKISVAAYFNRRHTERNQKTSYSITLQGVVGPDGAFTDVCIGWPGSMPDDQVLEKSMLHQRAAAGMMHESWLVGGASYPLMDWVLVPYTHPNLTWTQHAFNEKVCELRRVAVEAFARLKARWACLQKRTEVKLQDLPVVLGACCVLHNICELRGEEVDPAIRCELVDDETTPENPLRSETAKRARDNIAHNLLHRGFGGTTFF comes from the coding sequence ATGTATATGATATCCCCATCCAATGGCCGGCCTCCAAGCGGTGGGGGTGGAGCGGGAGCAGCAGCTGGTTCAGCAGGAGACGACGACTTCGCCTTCTACTGCTCTTTCCTCCAGGACACCGCCGCCGCCTCAGTGACGTCGCCGCTCGCCTTCGCCCTCGACGACCCCAACCCCAACGCCGCAGGGATGACCAACGGCCGGCGCCGGAAGCAGCGCGGAGCAGCAGACGGCGGCGGAGCGGCtggggaagatgatgatgaggaggaggtcaaAAAGGAGGGCAAGAAGCGGTCCATCGCCAAACTGCTGACCTCGCTGGCGGCGCTGGAGGCGGAGGAGCACGCGGACCGCGCGGGCGCCGCGGACGCGTCCAGGCGGGAGCTGGCGCTGCTGGAGTCCAACGCCGACACCAGGTCGCAGGCCATGATGAACTACTACGCCAAGATGGAGAGCAGCTTCGACGCCACCGCCGAGTCCGAGGCCGCCGCCAGGTCCAAGCGCTCCAGGCTCGCCGcgtcggccgccgccgcggccgtcgtggccggggaggaggcggcggcgtccTCTGCGTCGGGCTCGCCGAGTCGCGCCGCGGGGCAGGGGCAGGGTAAGGGCCACCACCAGCGTCGGCTGTGGGTCAAGGACCGGTCCCGCGCGTGGTGGGACCGGTGTAACAGCGCCGACTACCCGGAGGAGGAGTTCCGGCGCGCCTTCCGGATGGGGCGGGAGACGTTCGACATGATCTGCGACGCGCTGGGCTCCTCGGTGGCCAAGGAGGACACCATGCTCCGCGCCGCCATCCCCGTCCGCCAGCGCGTCGCCGTCTGCATCTGGCGCCTGGCCACGGGGGAGCCGCTCCGCCTGGTGTCCAAGCGCTTCGGCCTCGGCATCTCCACCTGCCACAAGCTGGTCCTGGAGGTGTGCGCCGCCATCAAGTCGGTGCTGATGCCGCGCTTCCTGCAGTGGCCCGATGAGTCCGCGGCGGCGCGGTTCCAGGAGACCTTCGAGCGCAGCTCGGGTGTCCCCGGCGTGATCGGCGCCATGTACACCACCCACATCCCCATCATCGCGCCCAAGATCTCGGTGGCCGCCTACTTCAACCGGCGGCACACGGAGCGGAACCAGAAGACGTCCTACTCCATCACGCTCCAGGGCGTGGTGGGGCCCGACGGCGCCTTCACGGACGTGTGCATCGGCTGGCCGGGTTCTATGCCCGACGACCAGGTCCTGGAGAAGTCGATGCTCCACCAGCGCGCCGCGGCCGGCATGATGCACGAGTCGTGGCTGGTGGGCGGCGCCAGCTACCCGCTCATGGACTGGGTGCTGGTGCCGTACACGCACCCCAACCTGACGTGGACGCAGCACGCGTTCAACGAGAAGGTGTGCGAGCTCCGGCGCGTGGCGGTGGAGGCGTTCGCGCGGCTCAAGGCCCGGTGGGCGTGCCTGCAGAAGCGCACCGAGGTGAAGCTGCAGGACCTCCCCGTGGTGCTGGGCGCCTGCTGCGTGCTCCACAACATCTGCGAGCTGCGGGGCGAGGAGGTGGACCCGGCCATCCGCTGCGAGCTGGTCGACGACGAGACCACGCCGGAGAACCCCTTGCGGTCGGAGACGGCCAAGCGCGCCAGGGACAACATCGCGCACAACCTGCTCCACCGCGGCTTCGGCGGAACCACATTCTTCTGA